In the genome of Pseudomonas sp. LBUM920, one region contains:
- a CDS encoding pyridoxal phosphate-dependent aminotransferase — protein sequence MQVSKSNKLANVCYDIRGPVLKHAKRLEEEGHRILKLNIGNPAPFGFEAPDEILQDVIRNLPTAQGYSDSKGLFSARKAVMQYYQQKQVEGVGIEDIYLGNGVSELIVMSMQALLNNGDEVLVPAPDYPLWTAAVTLAGGHPVHYLCDEGADWFPDLADIKAKITPNTKALVIINPNNPTGAVYSKEVLLGMLELARQHNLVVFSDEIYDKILYDDAVHICTGSLAPDLLCLTFNGLSKSYRVAGFRSGWIAISGPKHNAQSYIEGIDMLANMRLCANVPSQHAIQTALGGYQSINDLVLPQGRLLEQRNRTWELLNAIPGVSCVKPMGALYAFPRIDPKVCPILNDEKFVLDLLLSEKLLVVQGTAFNWPWPDHFRVVTLPRVDDLDMAIGRIGNFLKSYRQ from the coding sequence ATGCAGGTCAGCAAATCGAACAAGCTCGCCAACGTCTGCTACGACATTCGCGGCCCAGTGCTCAAGCACGCCAAACGCCTGGAAGAGGAAGGCCATCGCATCCTCAAGCTGAACATTGGCAACCCGGCGCCGTTTGGTTTCGAAGCGCCGGACGAAATCCTCCAGGACGTGATCCGCAACCTGCCGACCGCCCAGGGCTACAGCGATTCGAAAGGCTTGTTCAGCGCGCGTAAAGCCGTGATGCAGTACTACCAACAGAAACAGGTGGAAGGTGTCGGCATCGAAGACATCTACCTGGGCAACGGCGTGTCCGAGCTGATCGTGATGTCCATGCAGGCCTTGCTCAACAACGGCGACGAAGTGCTGGTGCCGGCGCCCGACTACCCGCTGTGGACCGCTGCCGTGACCCTGGCTGGCGGCCACCCGGTGCACTACCTGTGCGATGAAGGCGCCGACTGGTTCCCGGACCTGGCCGACATCAAGGCCAAGATCACGCCGAACACCAAGGCCCTGGTGATCATCAACCCGAACAATCCGACCGGCGCCGTGTACTCCAAGGAAGTGTTGCTGGGCATGCTCGAGCTGGCACGCCAGCACAACCTGGTGGTGTTCTCCGACGAGATCTACGACAAGATCCTCTACGACGACGCCGTGCACATCTGCACCGGCTCCCTGGCGCCGGACCTGCTGTGCCTGACCTTCAATGGCCTGTCCAAATCCTACCGCGTGGCGGGTTTCCGCTCCGGCTGGATCGCCATCTCCGGGCCCAAGCACAACGCCCAGAGCTACATCGAAGGCATCGACATGCTGGCCAATATGCGCCTGTGTGCCAACGTGCCGAGCCAGCATGCGATCCAGACCGCCCTCGGCGGCTACCAGAGCATCAACGACCTGGTGCTGCCCCAGGGCCGCCTGCTGGAGCAGCGCAACCGCACCTGGGAGCTGCTCAACGCGATCCCCGGCGTCAGCTGCGTGAAACCCATGGGCGCGCTGTATGCGTTCCCGCGGATCGACCCGAAAGTCTGCCCGATCCTCAACGACGAGAAATTCGTGCTCGACCTGCTGCTGTCGGAAAAGCTGCTGGTGGTCCAGGGAACGGCGTTCAACTGGCCGTGGCCGGATCACTTCCGCGTGGTGACATTGCCGCGAGTGGATGACCTGGACATGGCCATTGGTCGCATCGGCAACTTCCTCAAGTCTTATCGCCAATAG
- a CDS encoding DUF1127 domain-containing protein, translating into MKGQKGFVLMTKRPFSGFFQRVARWQALHHERQALASLSDDALKDIGLNRGDVEQDSHLHFWQDPLRK; encoded by the coding sequence ATGAAAGGTCAGAAAGGTTTTGTGTTGATGACGAAACGTCCGTTTTCCGGATTTTTTCAGCGGGTTGCCCGTTGGCAGGCCCTGCACCATGAGCGTCAGGCGCTGGCGAGTTTGAGCGACGATGCGCTCAAGGACATCGGGCTTAATCGGGGCGATGTGGAGCAGGACAGTCACCTGCATTTCTGGCAAGACCCGCTGCGAAAGTAA
- a CDS encoding winged helix-turn-helix domain-containing protein produces MPADLSFSLKHARRMALAAQGFSGRQAPALIKASHLNRLIERLGVLQIDSVNAVVRSHYLPLFSRLGQYSPLILEQAAWSQGRRRSLFEYWGHEASLLPMALYPLMRWRMERARQGQGIYAQMARFGREQQATVQRVLQTVEQQGAVGAGSLSTREERAGPWWDWSDEKHALEWLFAAGLVTVAGRRGFERLYDLPERVIPADILLATVSEAEAQRGLLLHSATALGVGTEKDLRDYFRLDPADSRGRLAELVEDGLLRMCEVQGWKQPAYCLPEPKVPRKVPASALLSPFDSLIWERSRTERLFDFRYRLEIYTPQDKRVYGYYVLPFLHNERIAARVDLRAERAHRRLAVHAVHEEEPGLDEEGMQALALNLRQMADWLGLEQVQLNCQRPSAARLRVAMLQT; encoded by the coding sequence ATGCCCGCCGACCTGTCTTTTTCACTCAAGCACGCTCGACGCATGGCGCTGGCGGCCCAGGGTTTTTCCGGGCGCCAGGCGCCGGCACTGATCAAGGCCTCGCACCTCAATCGTTTGATCGAGCGCTTGGGTGTGCTGCAGATCGATTCGGTCAATGCCGTGGTGCGCTCGCATTACCTGCCGCTGTTTTCCCGCCTTGGCCAGTACTCCCCGCTGATCCTCGAACAAGCTGCCTGGAGCCAGGGGCGGCGGCGCTCGCTCTTCGAGTATTGGGGCCATGAGGCCTCGTTGCTGCCCATGGCGCTGTACCCGTTGATGCGCTGGCGCATGGAGCGGGCCAGGCAGGGCCAGGGGATTTATGCGCAAATGGCGCGGTTCGGGCGCGAGCAGCAGGCCACTGTCCAGCGCGTGCTGCAGACCGTCGAGCAACAGGGCGCGGTGGGTGCTGGCAGCTTGTCCACCCGTGAGGAGCGCGCCGGCCCGTGGTGGGATTGGAGTGATGAAAAGCACGCACTGGAATGGTTGTTTGCCGCGGGGTTGGTCACGGTGGCGGGGCGGCGTGGGTTTGAGCGGCTCTATGACTTGCCCGAGCGCGTCATCCCTGCCGACATCCTTCTGGCCACGGTGAGCGAGGCCGAGGCCCAGCGCGGTTTGCTGTTGCACAGCGCGACTGCCTTGGGCGTCGGTACCGAAAAAGATCTGCGCGATTATTTCCGCCTGGACCCTGCCGACAGCCGTGGCCGGTTGGCCGAGCTGGTCGAGGATGGGCTATTGCGGATGTGTGAGGTGCAGGGCTGGAAGCAACCGGCGTACTGCCTGCCGGAACCGAAGGTGCCGCGCAAGGTACCGGCCAGCGCCTTGTTGTCGCCGTTCGACTCGCTGATATGGGAACGCAGCCGCACCGAGCGATTGTTTGATTTTCGCTACCGCCTGGAGATCTACACCCCGCAAGACAAGCGGGTGTACGGCTATTACGTGCTGCCGTTTTTGCACAATGAGCGGATCGCCGCGCGTGTCGACCTGCGGGCCGAACGCGCCCATAGGCGGCTCGCCGTGCATGCAGTGCACGAAGAAGAGCCGGGGCTGGACGAGGAGGGGATGCAGGCGTTGGCCTTGAACCTGCGGCAGATGGCTGATTGGCTGGGGCTGGAACAGGTCCAGCTCAACTGCCAGCGGCCAAGTGCCGCCCGCTTAAGAGTGGCAATGCTGCAAACCTGA
- a CDS encoding spermidine synthase gives MTEERVERLLAEVHDDFGMIRVLEVADYRFLEFGDAIEQSCVFTADPSWLEYDYTRAMLIGALCHEQPESALFLGLGAGTLTQACLKFLPLEDVEAIELRPDVPRLAIEFLGLDDDPRLYIRIGDALQLLDSAESADLIFVDLYTDVGPGVGHLAWTFLENCQKKLNPGGWLVINQWATDDGKPLGAALLRGLYHRHYWELPVKEGNVILLVPSELDQALDLGALTARADALAPRLGYSLQALIKAIRPAT, from the coding sequence ATGACCGAGGAGCGTGTCGAGCGCCTGCTGGCCGAAGTCCATGATGACTTCGGCATGATCCGCGTGCTTGAAGTGGCCGATTACCGCTTTCTCGAGTTTGGCGACGCCATCGAGCAAAGCTGCGTATTCACCGCCGACCCGAGTTGGCTGGAGTACGACTACACCCGCGCGATGCTGATTGGCGCGTTGTGTCACGAGCAACCGGAGAGTGCGCTGTTCCTCGGGCTGGGCGCCGGCACGCTGACCCAGGCGTGCCTCAAGTTCCTGCCGCTGGAAGACGTCGAGGCCATTGAGCTGCGCCCGGACGTGCCGCGCCTGGCCATTGAGTTCCTGGGGCTGGATGACGATCCGCGGCTGTACATCCGCATTGGCGACGCGTTGCAGTTGCTCGATAGCGCCGAATCGGCCGACCTGATTTTCGTCGACCTCTACACCGATGTCGGCCCGGGCGTGGGGCACCTGGCATGGACCTTCCTGGAAAACTGCCAGAAGAAACTCAACCCCGGCGGCTGGCTGGTCATCAACCAGTGGGCAACCGATGATGGCAAGCCACTGGGTGCGGCGTTGTTGCGCGGGTTGTATCACCGGCATTACTGGGAGCTGCCGGTGAAGGAGGGCAATGTGATTCTGCTGGTGCCTTCGGAGCTGGATCAGGCACTGGACCTGGGTGCGCTGACGGCGCGTGCCGACGCTTTGGCGCCGCGGTTGGGGTACTCGTTGCAGGCGTTGATCAAGGCTATTCGGCCGGCAACGTAG
- a CDS encoding class III extradiol ring-cleavage dioxygenase — translation MFPSLFVSHGSPMLALQPGASGPALKRLAAELPRPTAIVVVSAHWESQGLLVTGSAAPETWHDFGGFPRELFAVQYPAPGDPQLAAQIIELLKADSLEARIDDQRPFDHGTWVPLSLMYPAADIPVVQVSLPSRMGPALQTRVGHALASLREQGVLLIGSGSITHNLGELNWQAGPESIEPWARDFRDWVVDKLAANDEAALHDYRRQAPHAVRSHPSEEHLLPLYFARGAGGAFSVAHQGFTMGALGMDIYRFG, via the coding sequence ATGTTCCCCAGCCTGTTTGTCTCCCACGGTTCGCCCATGCTCGCCCTGCAACCCGGTGCCAGCGGCCCGGCACTCAAGCGCCTGGCGGCCGAACTGCCACGGCCAACAGCCATTGTGGTGGTCTCGGCGCACTGGGAAAGCCAGGGCCTGCTCGTTACTGGCAGCGCCGCGCCCGAGACTTGGCACGATTTCGGCGGCTTCCCACGGGAATTGTTCGCCGTGCAGTACCCCGCACCCGGTGACCCGCAATTGGCAGCCCAGATAATCGAACTGCTCAAGGCTGATAGCCTGGAGGCGCGCATCGATGATCAGCGCCCGTTCGACCATGGCACCTGGGTGCCCCTGTCACTGATGTACCCGGCAGCCGATATCCCGGTGGTGCAGGTGTCGCTGCCCAGCCGCATGGGCCCTGCCCTGCAGACCCGAGTCGGGCATGCGCTGGCCAGCCTGCGCGAACAAGGTGTGCTATTGATCGGCTCTGGCAGCATCACCCATAACCTGGGCGAGCTGAACTGGCAGGCCGGACCTGAGAGCATTGAGCCTTGGGCGCGCGATTTCCGCGACTGGGTAGTGGACAAACTCGCCGCCAACGACGAGGCGGCCTTGCACGACTATCGCCGCCAGGCGCCGCATGCCGTGCGCAGCCATCCGAGTGAAGAGCACCTGTTGCCGCTGTATTTTGCGCGGGGCGCGGGTGGCGCATTCAGCGTGGCGCACCAGGGGTTCACCATGGGTGCGCTCGGGATGGACATCTACCGCTTCGGCTAA
- a CDS encoding crotonase/enoyl-CoA hydratase family protein, whose product MNQASISRVSRELQGHVLLLGLDRVAKRNAFDLDLLNELSLAYGEFDRNDEARVAVVFAHGDHFTAGLDLANVSGVMSGGWQPPLGGCDPWGVFAGPRVSKPVIVAAQGYCLTIGIELMLAADINICASNTRFAQMEVQRGIFPFGGATLRFHQVAGWGNAMRWLLTGDEFDAHEALRLGLVQEVMASEDLLPRAIELANRIARQAPLGVQATLTSARQARMQGEAVAAAGLQPLVEKLLNSEDAKEGVRAMVEKRPGVFKGI is encoded by the coding sequence ATGAATCAAGCCAGCATCAGTCGCGTCAGCCGTGAGTTACAGGGCCATGTCCTGCTGTTGGGTCTGGACCGAGTGGCCAAGCGCAATGCCTTTGATCTGGATCTGCTCAATGAGCTGAGCCTGGCTTATGGTGAATTTGATCGAAACGACGAGGCGCGAGTGGCCGTGGTGTTTGCCCACGGCGACCACTTCACCGCCGGGCTGGACCTGGCCAATGTCAGCGGCGTGATGTCCGGAGGCTGGCAACCGCCACTGGGTGGCTGCGATCCATGGGGTGTGTTCGCCGGGCCGCGGGTCAGCAAACCGGTGATCGTCGCGGCTCAGGGCTATTGCCTGACCATCGGCATCGAGTTGATGCTGGCAGCCGATATCAATATTTGCGCGAGCAACACGCGCTTTGCGCAAATGGAAGTCCAGCGTGGAATCTTTCCGTTTGGCGGCGCGACCCTACGTTTTCATCAGGTGGCCGGCTGGGGCAACGCCATGCGCTGGTTGCTCACCGGCGATGAATTTGATGCACACGAGGCGCTCAGGCTGGGCTTGGTGCAGGAAGTGATGGCCAGCGAAGACTTGCTGCCCCGCGCCATCGAACTTGCCAACCGCATCGCGCGCCAGGCGCCACTGGGCGTGCAGGCGACGCTGACGTCGGCCCGCCAGGCGCGCATGCAAGGTGAAGCGGTCGCGGCGGCAGGGTTGCAGCCGTTGGTGGAAAAGCTGCTCAACAGTGAAGATGCCAAAGAGGGCGTGCGGGCGATGGTTGAGAAGCGCCCGGGGGTGTTCAAGGGGATTTGA
- a CDS encoding glutathione peroxidase, translated as MSTNLLSIPCTTIKGEQKTLADFAGKAILVVNTASKCGFTPQYKGLEQLWQQYKDQGLVVLGFPCNQFGKQEPGNEGAISEFCELNFGVSFPLFKKIDVNGSEAHPLFVQLKKQAPGLLGSKGIKWNFTKFLIGRDGQVVKRFAPTTKPQDLTQEIEALLK; from the coding sequence ATGAGCACCAACCTGCTGAGCATCCCGTGCACCACCATCAAAGGTGAGCAAAAGACCTTGGCCGACTTCGCCGGCAAGGCCATTTTGGTGGTCAACACCGCCAGCAAATGTGGTTTCACTCCGCAGTACAAAGGCCTCGAGCAACTCTGGCAGCAGTACAAGGACCAGGGCCTGGTGGTGCTGGGGTTCCCCTGCAACCAATTCGGCAAGCAGGAGCCCGGCAACGAAGGCGCGATTTCCGAGTTCTGCGAATTGAATTTCGGTGTCAGTTTCCCGCTGTTCAAGAAGATCGACGTCAACGGCAGCGAGGCCCACCCGCTGTTCGTGCAGCTTAAAAAACAAGCGCCGGGCTTGCTGGGGTCCAAGGGCATCAAGTGGAATTTCACCAAATTCCTGATCGGTCGTGACGGTCAGGTGGTCAAGCGTTTTGCCCCGACCACCAAGCCCCAGGACCTGACCCAAGAGATTGAAGCCCTGCTCAAATGA
- the msrB gene encoding peptide-methionine (R)-S-oxide reductase MsrB has protein sequence MDKLQKTLDEWRDMLDPAQYQVCRLKGTERPFSGKYNETKTDGVYHCICCNEPLFDSSTKFDSGCGWPSFYAPIADSAMIEIRDVSHGMVRTEVTCAKCDAHLGHVFPDGPPPTGLRYCINSVCLDLVPR, from the coding sequence ATGGATAAGTTGCAGAAAACCCTGGATGAGTGGCGGGACATGCTCGACCCCGCGCAGTATCAGGTGTGTCGTCTCAAGGGCACCGAGCGCCCTTTCAGCGGCAAATACAACGAAACCAAGACCGACGGTGTGTATCACTGCATCTGTTGCAATGAGCCGCTGTTCGATTCCAGCACCAAGTTTGATTCCGGTTGCGGCTGGCCGAGCTTCTACGCGCCGATTGCCGACAGCGCGATGATCGAGATCCGCGACGTCAGCCACGGCATGGTCCGCACCGAAGTCACCTGCGCCAAGTGCGATGCGCACCTGGGGCATGTGTTCCCGGATGGTCCGCCGCCGACGGGTTTGCGGTACTGCATCAACTCGGTGTGCCTGGACCTCGTCCCGCGCTAG
- a CDS encoding DEAD/DEAH box helicase, giving the protein MTQETGGFAAFNLNPNILAAVIATGYEEPSAIQQQSIPIIMAGQDMIGQAQTGTGKTAAFALPILHCIDPAKREPQALILAPTRELALQVATAFETYAKQMPGVTVVAVYGGAPMGPQLKAIRNGAQIVVATPGRLCDHLRRDEKVLSTVNHLVLDEADEMLKLGFMDDLEVIFKALPPTRQTVLFSATLPQSIRAIAERHLRDPQHVKIQTKTQTVTAIEQAHLLVHADQKTSAVLSLLEVEDFDALIMFVRTKQATLDLASALEAKGYKAAALNGDIAQNQRERVIDSLKDGRLDIVVATDVAARGLDVPRITHVFNVDMPYDPESYVHRIGRTGRAGREGRALLLVTPRERRMLQVIERVTGQKVAEVRLPDAQAVLDARIKKLTNSLSPLVADAESTHGDLLDRLTADIGCTPRALAAALLRKATNGQALTLAAIEKERPLVPNNAPRGDRPERTGDRPDRGDRERRAPVPLAEGRARCRTALGARDGIAAKNLLGAILNEGGLAREAIGRIQVRDSFSLVELPEDGLEKLLAKLKDTRVAGKQLKLRRYRED; this is encoded by the coding sequence ATGACCCAGGAAACCGGCGGCTTCGCCGCTTTTAATCTTAACCCGAACATTCTTGCTGCCGTCATCGCGACTGGCTACGAAGAACCTTCGGCTATTCAGCAGCAATCGATCCCGATCATCATGGCCGGCCAAGACATGATTGGCCAAGCGCAAACCGGTACCGGTAAAACCGCCGCGTTCGCCCTGCCAATCCTGCACTGCATCGATCCTGCCAAGCGCGAGCCGCAAGCCCTGATCCTGGCGCCAACCCGTGAGTTGGCGCTGCAAGTAGCAACCGCTTTTGAAACCTACGCCAAGCAAATGCCAGGCGTAACCGTTGTGGCCGTTTACGGCGGCGCGCCTATGGGCCCACAACTTAAAGCAATCCGTAACGGCGCACAGATCGTTGTCGCCACTCCGGGCCGTCTGTGCGACCACCTGCGTCGTGACGAAAAAGTGCTGTCGACCGTGAACCACCTGGTTCTGGACGAAGCTGACGAAATGTTGAAGCTGGGCTTCATGGATGACCTGGAAGTCATCTTCAAGGCGCTGCCACCCACCCGTCAGACCGTATTGTTCTCGGCCACCCTGCCACAGTCGATCCGTGCCATTGCCGAACGCCACTTGCGCGATCCGCAACACGTGAAGATCCAGACCAAGACTCAGACCGTTACCGCGATCGAACAGGCTCACCTGTTGGTTCACGCCGACCAGAAGACCTCGGCTGTATTGAGCCTGCTGGAAGTCGAAGACTTCGACGCCCTGATCATGTTCGTGCGCACCAAGCAAGCGACCCTGGACCTGGCCAGTGCCCTGGAAGCCAAAGGCTACAAAGCCGCTGCGCTGAACGGTGACATCGCCCAGAACCAACGTGAGCGCGTGATCGACTCCCTCAAGGATGGCCGTCTGGACATCGTTGTGGCGACCGACGTTGCTGCCCGTGGCCTCGACGTTCCACGTATCACCCACGTGTTCAACGTTGACATGCCGTACGACCCAGAGTCCTACGTTCACCGTATCGGCCGTACCGGCCGTGCCGGTCGCGAAGGTCGTGCACTGCTGCTGGTGACTCCGCGTGAGCGCCGCATGCTGCAAGTGATCGAGCGTGTAACCGGTCAGAAAGTTGCCGAAGTCCGCCTGCCGGATGCCCAGGCCGTTCTCGATGCTCGCATCAAGAAACTGACCAACAGCCTGTCGCCGCTGGTGGCTGACGCTGAATCGACCCACGGCGATCTGCTGGACCGCCTGACTGCCGATATCGGTTGCACCCCGCGTGCCCTGGCTGCAGCCCTGCTGCGCAAGGCTACCAACGGTCAGGCCCTGACCCTGGCTGCGATCGAGAAAGAACGTCCACTGGTGCCGAACAACGCTCCGCGCGGTGATCGTCCAGAGCGTACCGGCGACCGTCCAGACCGTGGTGATCGTGAGCGTCGTGCTCCGGTTCCATTGGCTGAAGGCCGTGCTCGCTGCCGTACCGCGCTGGGCGCGCGTGATGGCATCGCGGCCAAGAACCTGCTGGGCGCTATCCTCAACGAGGGTGGCCTGGCACGTGAAGCGATCGGTCGTATCCAGGTGCGTGACAGCTTCTCCCTGGTGGAGCTGCCGGAAGACGGTCTGGAAAAACTGCTGGCCAAGCTCAAAGACACACGCGTTGCCGGTAAGCAGCTGAAGCTGCGTCGCTACCGCGAAGATTGA
- a CDS encoding class II 3-deoxy-7-phosphoheptulonate synthase: MSQPWSPDSWRALPIQQQPQYPDAAHLLQVEQNLASYPPLVFAGEARELRRQFAEVTQGRAFLLQGGDCAESFAEFSAAKIRDTFKVLLQMAIVMTFAAGCPVVKVGRMAGQFAKPRSANDETIDGVTLPAYRGDIVNGIGFDEKSRVPDPDRLLQSYHQSTATLNLLRAFAQGGFADLHQVHKWNLDFIANSALAEKYSQLADRIDETLAFMRACGMDSSPQLRETSFFTAHEALLLNYEQAFVRRDSLTNDYYDCSAHMLWIGDRTRQLDGAHVEFLRGVNNPIGVKVGPSMNPDDLIRLIDILNPDNDPGRLNLIARMGAGKVGDHLPNLIRAVQREGKQVLWSSDPMHGNTIKASSGYKTRDFAQILGEVKEFFQVHQAEGSYAGGIHIEMTGQNVTECIGGARPITEDGLSDRYHTHCDPRMNADQSLELAFLIAETLKQVKR; the protein is encoded by the coding sequence ATGAGCCAACCCTGGAGCCCCGACAGCTGGCGCGCCCTGCCGATCCAGCAACAACCCCAGTACCCGGACGCTGCGCACTTGCTGCAAGTGGAGCAGAACCTGGCCAGCTACCCGCCGCTGGTGTTTGCCGGGGAAGCCCGCGAGTTGCGCCGTCAGTTTGCCGAAGTGACCCAGGGCCGCGCGTTCCTGCTGCAGGGCGGTGACTGCGCCGAAAGCTTTGCCGAGTTCTCTGCGGCAAAGATCCGCGACACCTTCAAGGTGCTGCTGCAGATGGCAATCGTGATGACCTTCGCCGCCGGCTGCCCGGTGGTGAAAGTCGGGCGCATGGCCGGTCAGTTCGCCAAGCCGCGCTCGGCCAACGATGAAACCATCGACGGCGTCACCCTGCCCGCCTACCGTGGCGACATCGTCAATGGCATCGGCTTTGACGAAAAAAGCCGCGTGCCGGACCCGGACCGTCTGCTGCAGTCTTACCACCAGTCCACCGCCACGCTGAATTTGCTGCGCGCGTTTGCCCAGGGCGGATTTGCCGACCTGCATCAAGTGCACAAGTGGAACCTGGACTTCATTGCCAACTCCGCACTGGCCGAAAAATACAGCCAGCTGGCCGACCGTATCGACGAAACCCTGGCCTTCATGCGCGCCTGCGGCATGGACAGCTCGCCGCAACTGCGCGAAACCAGCTTCTTCACCGCCCACGAAGCGCTGCTGCTCAACTACGAGCAAGCCTTCGTGCGCCGCGACAGCCTGACCAACGACTACTACGACTGCTCGGCGCACATGCTCTGGATCGGCGACCGCACCCGTCAGCTGGACGGCGCCCACGTCGAATTCCTGCGCGGGGTGAACAACCCGATTGGCGTGAAGGTCGGCCCGAGCATGAACCCCGACGACTTGATCCGCCTGATCGACATTCTTAACCCGGACAACGACCCCGGCCGCCTCAACCTGATCGCGCGCATGGGTGCCGGCAAGGTGGGCGACCACCTGCCCAACCTGATCCGCGCCGTGCAGCGCGAGGGCAAGCAGGTGCTGTGGAGCTCGGACCCGATGCATGGCAACACCATCAAGGCCAGCAGCGGCTACAAGACCCGCGACTTTGCGCAGATTCTGGGCGAGGTGAAAGAGTTCTTCCAGGTGCATCAAGCCGAAGGCTCGTATGCCGGCGGGATTCACATCGAAATGACCGGGCAGAACGTCACCGAATGCATCGGCGGCGCGCGGCCGATCACCGAAGATGGCTTGTCGGACCGCTATCACACCCACTGCGACCCACGGATGAATGCCGATCAATCGCTGGAATTGGCGTTTTTGATTGCCGAGACTTTGAAACAGGTCAAACGCTGA
- the htpX gene encoding protease HtpX gives MMRILLFLATNLAVVLIASITLSLFGFNGFMAANGVDLNLNQLLVFCAVFGFAGSIFSLFISKWMAKMSTSTQVITQPRTRHEQWLLQTVEQLSREAGIKMPEVGIFPAYEANAFATGWNKNDALVAVSQGMLERFSYDEVKAVLAHEIGHVANGDMVTLALVQGVVNTFVMFFARIIGNFVDKVIFKNEEGRGIAYFVATIFAEVVLGFLASAITMWFSRKREFRADEAGARLAGTGAMIAALQHLRSEQGLPVHMPDSLTAFGINGGIKQGFARMFMSHPPLEERIDALRRRG, from the coding sequence ATGATGCGCATCCTGCTGTTCTTGGCCACTAACCTGGCGGTCGTGCTGATTGCCAGCATCACCCTGAGCCTATTCGGCTTCAACGGGTTCATGGCGGCCAACGGGGTTGATCTGAACCTCAATCAGCTGCTGGTCTTCTGTGCAGTCTTTGGTTTTGCCGGCTCGATCTTCTCGCTGTTCATCTCCAAATGGATGGCGAAGATGAGCACCAGCACCCAGGTCATCACCCAGCCACGCACCCGCCATGAGCAATGGTTGCTGCAGACCGTTGAGCAGTTGTCCCGCGAGGCTGGCATCAAGATGCCTGAAGTCGGGATCTTCCCGGCGTATGAGGCCAACGCCTTTGCCACCGGCTGGAACAAGAACGACGCCCTTGTTGCGGTGAGCCAGGGCATGCTCGAACGCTTCTCCTACGACGAAGTGAAGGCGGTACTGGCTCACGAGATCGGCCACGTGGCCAACGGCGACATGGTTACCCTGGCGCTGGTACAAGGCGTGGTGAACACCTTCGTGATGTTCTTTGCGCGAATCATCGGCAACTTCGTCGACAAGGTGATCTTCAAGAACGAAGAAGGCCGCGGCATTGCCTACTTCGTGGCGACCATCTTTGCCGAGGTGGTGCTGGGCTTCCTGGCCAGCGCGATCACCATGTGGTTCTCGCGCAAACGCGAGTTCCGCGCGGACGAAGCCGGTGCCCGCCTGGCCGGTACCGGCGCGATGATTGCAGCACTGCAACACTTGCGCTCCGAACAAGGCCTGCCAGTGCACATGCCGGACAGCCTGACGGCGTTTGGTATCAACGGTGGCATCAAGCAAGGTTTTGCTCGCATGTTCATGAGCCACCCGCCGCTGGAAGAGCGGATCGACGCACTGCGTCGCCGGGGCTGA
- a CDS encoding thiopurine S-methyltransferase, with translation MEPKFWQERWARNQIGFHLPEVNPYLQRHWPKLALAEGAKVLVPLCGKSLDLMWLASLGYRVLGVELSEQAVEAFFSEQGLVPRISQRGVFKVYRADLIEVWCGDFFALDAEALADCSALYDRAALIALPPLMRAQYAEHLNALLRPGCQGLLITLDYDQTQKAGPPFAVADEEVKLLLGGHWSVQVLEEQDILGESWKFVQDGVTRLEERVYRVTKG, from the coding sequence ATGGAGCCTAAGTTTTGGCAAGAGCGTTGGGCACGCAACCAGATTGGTTTTCATCTGCCCGAGGTCAACCCCTACCTGCAACGCCACTGGCCAAAACTGGCCTTGGCTGAAGGGGCAAAGGTGTTGGTGCCGCTGTGCGGCAAAAGCCTGGATCTGATGTGGCTGGCAAGCTTGGGGTATCGCGTGTTGGGTGTGGAGCTGTCCGAGCAGGCGGTGGAGGCGTTTTTCAGTGAGCAAGGGCTGGTGCCTAGGATCAGCCAGCGTGGCGTGTTCAAGGTGTACCGGGCAGACTTGATCGAGGTGTGGTGCGGCGATTTCTTTGCCTTGGACGCCGAAGCGCTGGCCGATTGCTCCGCGCTTTACGATCGCGCGGCACTGATCGCGTTGCCGCCGTTGATGCGGGCGCAGTACGCGGAGCATCTGAATGCCTTGTTGCGTCCGGGCTGTCAGGGTTTGCTGATCACCCTCGACTACGATCAGACACAAAAGGCCGGGCCGCCGTTTGCCGTCGCTGATGAAGAGGTGAAGCTGTTGCTGGGGGGGCATTGGTCTGTGCAGGTGCTGGAAGAGCAGGACATCCTGGGCGAGAGTTGGAAGTTTGTGCAGGACGGGGTCACGCGACTGGAAGAGCGGGTTTATCGGGTTACAAAGGGTTGA